GCAACGCTCATTGGGGGCCCTGAGGAGCATCTGGGCAGTCTTTTTTGAGTCCCGCACAAGGCCCTCCGCAGAAATCAGTTCAGTACAGGTAAGGTTCGCCCCCGCTTCCACACAGATAGAACGGAAGGCCCGGTCCGTATAACCGGCGACAGGAGCAAGAAAAAGATTTCCCTCCAGATTCACCGAGCCAATCCGCAGGGGACGGTACAAGCATTCACCCATAGTGAAAAAACATACCCTTCCCGGGACGTTATGCGGGCAAACCAAAGAAGCGGTTTGAATTCTCCCAGAGAATAGCCGCTAATTCTTCCTCATCCATATCGAGCATCGTCGCAAGGTAACGGGCCGTGCTGGGAAGGTACTTCGGCATGTTGCGCTTCCCCCGGAACTCGGCGGGCACCATAAAGGGACTTTCCGATTCTATCAAAATTCGATCCAGCGGCAAGATCCTCACCGTCTCGTGGAGGTTCCTCGCATTGCGATACGTAAGATTCCCTGCAAAACTAAAATAAACATTGAGATCCAGGGCCTTTTCCGCATAGGCCGCATCCTCTGAATAACAATGGAGCACCCCTCCTTTTGGAGGAAGGCGGTCCCGCAAAATCTCCAGCACATCTTGACCGGCCTCTCGATTGTGGATGATCACCGGCAAATCTAATTTTGCCGCCAGTTCAAGCTGGGTGATAAAAAGCTCAATCTGAGACTTCTTATCCCCAAATTTTCGATAATAATCCAGCCCAATCTCTCCGATCGCGACCACCCGCGGGAGTCGCACGCTCTGTTCGATTGTTTGAATCCAGTTTTTACCTGGATTTTGCACCTCCGACGGAGAAACCCCTACCGCGTGGTAGACATTCGTCGCCGATTTCAGGTTTTCGTATACCTGGACAAAGTCGTGCAAACTATTACAAATCGAAACAATCCGGGTCACCGAAGCTTGCCGGGCTTCTTGAATAACAATAAGTTGTTCAATAGGGTCATCATAGATGAGCCCTATATGGGCGTGAGTATCAAAATACTGCATGGCTTAGTCCAAAAGTGTTATGATAGGGGGCTTCCAAACTGGATACTATTACTATACCACAAGAGTTTTTAATCGTCAACGAAAAATAAAAATTACTATGGAGAGACAATGGATGATTTGACATATTTTTAAATTAACTGGTATAATAAGCAGGATTTTATTAAGTACATAATGTTATTAGAAGGGAGCAAGAGAGTGGCTTCGGTGCATCGTTATAAAAAATTAGAAAACTCCCTGTTCAAAAAAACAGGGCGTTTCTTCGTTCGGCTAGGGAGAAGTATTGGAGATGCACTGCGCGCTTTTTTTCATTTTGGGAGAAAGAAGTATTCAATTGTCGTCGTACCTCATTCGGAAAAGCGGGTATACAATTTACAGATAAGTATCTTTTCCTTTGCCCTGGTTCTTCTGGTGTTAGCAGGAATTGTGGGGGCCTTTTTCTGGTATGGGGCGTTGTATAGCGGCACCCGGGGGGCCCTGGTTGAAAACGAAAGTAAATTAAAGGAAGCCCAGGCCAACCTTGATATGCTGCGGGACGAAACGGCCAATCTTCTGCGATCTGCCAAGAGTTTTGAAGCGGCCCTTTCTTCTACCCTTTCTACGCTGGGGCTTACTTCTAAACCTGCTACTACCAGTTCTGCGCAGCAGGGAGATCTCAGTTCTTTTTTTGAGATAAAAGAAACCGCCCAGGGGACCTTAAAAGAGGTGAGCGAATTGCGTCGCTTATCAGGCTATCTTTCCTCTGCGGTGGATCCGCTGAAAGAGATAGGCAATCTCCTGGATTCCCAGAATACGCTTCTGACCGATATCCCCAGTATATGGCCTATTCAAGGAGGAATCGGCCATATATCAATGTACTTTGGTCAAAACATCAATCCCTTCACCGGCCAATGGTATATTCACAAAGGGGTAGATCTTTCCACCTATCGACAGGGGGATCCAGTGGTAGCTGCAGCGGATGGCCAGGTGGTCACGGTAGATTATGATATAGGTGGCTTCGGCAATTATATCATTATAAAGCACAAACATGGTTTTTATACCCGCTATGCCCACCTCCAGGCATTTAGGGTACAAAAGGGACAAAAGGTTCAGCAAGGACAGGTAATTGGATATATTGGCAATACGGGGCTTTCTACGGGTCCTCACCTCCATTACGAAGTTCATATAGGTTCCGATGTGGTGGATCCCATGAAATATCTTAACATTCGGTCTACCTTAGCCCGAAACACGGTAAAATAACATCATGGCACGACAGACAGGGAATGACCTCATTGTTAATACTATTATCGGAAGTGGTAGCTTTATTCAGGGGACTGTAACAGCCGGTGGTTTTTCCCGCATCGATGGTAGTATTCGAGGCGATCTTACCGTGAAAGGGAGACTTGTTATAGGAGAAAGTGGCCGTATTAAAGGAGACATTCAGTGCACAGCCTGTACCCTCGGAGGCGTAGTTATAGGAGACATTCTAGCCCCGGAGGGAGTTGTCATTCTTTCCACAGGGATACTTATCGGTACTGTATATACAAAAAAAATCAAAATTGAGGATGGAGCTATCATAAAGGGGGCTATCGTAGGAAGTAGCAGCCCGGAGGATTGGGAAGAACGGGTTACTACCTATCGGGATGCCCAGAGCATCCGTGAAGCCAGCAGAAGCGGTATATGACCAGGGTTGAAGTACCAGAAGGAAGCCTTTCACTGAATCCCCACACCTATGGAGTTGCCCAGGGAGAAGCCCGTAAGGCCCGACAGGAGGGCATAAAGAAAAAGCCCCCGCTCTTCAAGACAACCCTTGATAAGGCCCAAGAAGAAAAGACGACGGAAGCGCTGGAAACTGGCGAAACGGAGAAACCCCTTCAGGAACTGCTTGACGAAGTCACCCAGGCGGGGGAAGCCCTGAAAGAAAAGCCCCTCCTTGATCGAATAGTAGCATACAAAGAGGCGGTTCGGCGTTTTATGCACTATGTAGTACACCATAGCTTTGACATAGAAGAGAAAACCAGTGGTTTTAATATTTTAAAACGAAAAAAATACACCCTTTTAAAAGTAATCGATACCCGATTAGAACAACTAGCAGCAGGAATTCTTTCTGGACAAATATCTCAAATCCAGATTCTAGCCCAGCTAGATGAAATAAAGGGCTTATTAATAAATTTATTAGAGTAGAAACTAATATCCCGGCACAGGAGCCGGGGCGATAGAGGTAATGAGACATTTGTTAGATCAGGAGTAGCTATAATGCAAGGAGATACAGTTTTCGATGACCTTCCGCCGGAGGATCATTTTGAAGAAACCATAAGCATTGCCACACCCATAACAGGGGAGACAAAACCTATAGAGCCATCGGTGCCCCTCTATCGGGCCCGTCTTCCCTACTCCCACGAGACATTTATTGCCATGTACGATAAATCGGTTTCTTTATCTACGGGGATGATGGTTGTGGTCCCTACCCGTTACGGGAAAGATCTGGCCCAGATCATCGGGCCCATTACTAACACAGGGAGCTATACGACCGCAGAGGTGGTCCAGATCGATCGAATTGCCCAGTTACGGGATATCCAAAAGGCAGAACAGGACAAAGCGAAGGAACAGGAAGCGTACCGGATTTGCAAAGAAAAAATTGCCGCCCACAATCTAGAAATGAAGCTCGTGGCGGTCCACTATCTTCTCGAAGACTCTAAAATTCTTTTCTTCTTTACTGCCGAGAACCGGGTTGATTTTCGGGAATTGGTGAAAGATCTAGTAGGTGTTTTTAAAACCCGCATCGAACTGCGTCAAATCGGTGTTCGAGATGAATCGCGGGTTATTGGTGGGCTGGGGGTCTGTGGACGACCCTACTGTTGTCACAGCGTTTCAGACAAATTAAAACCGGTCTCTATCAAGATGGCAAAGGACCAAAACATTTCCCTTAACTCGATGAAGATTTCCGGTCCCTGCGGGCGTCTTCTGTGCTGTCTTGCCTATGAATATGGTTTCTACAGTGAGCAGCGCCGCCAGATGCCCCAGGAAGGGTGCAAGGTATCGTACCAGGGAAGCATCTGGAAGGTTACCGAAGTAAATCCCATAGCAGAAACAATCAAACTCACCGCCGACGACGGGAGACTGGTCCAGTTACCCTTAGAGGTATTCGAGAAGGTTGAAAACCGCTGGAACATAAAAGGAGAGCCCGTCGCTTAATTCACAGAAAGGGGACATTTCCTCTCCAGGGGCTTTTCCCCTTTCGCCAAAGCTTTTACCCTATACCAAAGACCGCATCTTTTCGGCGGTGTCCCCTAAGGTACAGCCACTAGTCCCGTATCTCTTTAAGAAAAAAGAGTCTATTTCATAAGGTGAGCCACCACAAGCACGCCGAGAC
The DNA window shown above is from Treponema sp. J25 and carries:
- a CDS encoding TatD family hydrolase, giving the protein MQYFDTHAHIGLIYDDPIEQLIVIQEARQASVTRIVSICNSLHDFVQVYENLKSATNVYHAVGVSPSEVQNPGKNWIQTIEQSVRLPRVVAIGEIGLDYYRKFGDKKSQIELFITQLELAAKLDLPVIIHNREAGQDVLEILRDRLPPKGGVLHCYSEDAAYAEKALDLNVYFSFAGNLTYRNARNLHETVRILPLDRILIESESPFMVPAEFRGKRNMPKYLPSTARYLATMLDMDEEELAAILWENSNRFFGLPA
- a CDS encoding M23 family metallopeptidase, with translation MASVHRYKKLENSLFKKTGRFFVRLGRSIGDALRAFFHFGRKKYSIVVVPHSEKRVYNLQISIFSFALVLLVLAGIVGAFFWYGALYSGTRGALVENESKLKEAQANLDMLRDETANLLRSAKSFEAALSSTLSTLGLTSKPATTSSAQQGDLSSFFEIKETAQGTLKEVSELRRLSGYLSSAVDPLKEIGNLLDSQNTLLTDIPSIWPIQGGIGHISMYFGQNINPFTGQWYIHKGVDLSTYRQGDPVVAAADGQVVTVDYDIGGFGNYIIIKHKHGFYTRYAHLQAFRVQKGQKVQQGQVIGYIGNTGLSTGPHLHYEVHIGSDVVDPMKYLNIRSTLARNTVK
- a CDS encoding polymer-forming cytoskeletal protein, with protein sequence MARQTGNDLIVNTIIGSGSFIQGTVTAGGFSRIDGSIRGDLTVKGRLVIGESGRIKGDIQCTACTLGGVVIGDILAPEGVVILSTGILIGTVYTKKIKIEDGAIIKGAIVGSSSPEDWEERVTTYRDAQSIREASRSGI
- a CDS encoding YaaR family protein, with protein sequence MTRVEVPEGSLSLNPHTYGVAQGEARKARQEGIKKKPPLFKTTLDKAQEEKTTEALETGETEKPLQELLDEVTQAGEALKEKPLLDRIVAYKEAVRRFMHYVVHHSFDIEEKTSGFNILKRKKYTLLKVIDTRLEQLAAGILSGQISQIQILAQLDEIKGLLINLLE
- the ricT gene encoding regulatory iron-sulfur-containing complex subunit RicT; this translates as MQGDTVFDDLPPEDHFEETISIATPITGETKPIEPSVPLYRARLPYSHETFIAMYDKSVSLSTGMMVVVPTRYGKDLAQIIGPITNTGSYTTAEVVQIDRIAQLRDIQKAEQDKAKEQEAYRICKEKIAAHNLEMKLVAVHYLLEDSKILFFFTAENRVDFRELVKDLVGVFKTRIELRQIGVRDESRVIGGLGVCGRPYCCHSVSDKLKPVSIKMAKDQNISLNSMKISGPCGRLLCCLAYEYGFYSEQRRQMPQEGCKVSYQGSIWKVTEVNPIAETIKLTADDGRLVQLPLEVFEKVENRWNIKGEPVA